In a genomic window of Actinomycetota bacterium:
- a CDS encoding SIS domain-containing protein yields MTTTSTPGSLMAAEIAEQPDVWRRLLAETSAPDSDLARAADLIATYQPRFVQFVARGTSDHAALYAKYVAEIGLQLPCGLVSPSTMTAYGSRPDLHGVLMIGVSQSGGSPDLVQSLEVARECGALTIAVTNKAESALAQAAEAHIDVRAGAELAVAATKSYTAQLLALYLLFDRVRGGHGEAAEALPELAEQVLAGDDRIALLAQRYRFASRLVTTGRGYSYPTAREAALKLMETSYLSAQAFSGADLLHGPLAMIEPQVPVLAVVAEGVGGEAMGQVLPRLAEQGADVFCVGSAAAVDSAAVGVALPAGTPEELSPLLEILPFQQLAQHLAIARGGNPDAPRGLRKVTETL; encoded by the coding sequence ATGACCACCACCTCCACCCCCGGATCGTTGATGGCGGCCGAGATCGCCGAGCAGCCGGACGTCTGGCGCCGGCTGCTGGCCGAGACCTCGGCGCCCGACAGCGACCTCGCCCGGGCCGCCGACCTGATCGCGACGTACCAGCCGCGGTTCGTCCAGTTCGTCGCCCGGGGCACCAGCGATCACGCGGCGTTGTACGCGAAGTACGTCGCCGAGATCGGCCTGCAGCTGCCCTGCGGCCTGGTCTCGCCGTCGACGATGACCGCATATGGCTCCCGACCGGACCTCCACGGCGTGCTGATGATCGGCGTCAGCCAGTCGGGCGGCTCGCCGGACCTGGTCCAGTCGCTCGAGGTCGCCCGTGAGTGCGGCGCCCTGACGATCGCGGTCACCAACAAGGCCGAATCGGCGCTGGCCCAGGCCGCCGAGGCCCACATCGACGTACGGGCGGGGGCGGAGCTGGCCGTTGCGGCGACCAAGTCCTACACCGCCCAGCTGCTCGCCCTCTATCTGCTGTTCGACCGGGTCCGTGGTGGCCACGGCGAGGCCGCCGAGGCGCTGCCGGAGCTCGCGGAGCAGGTGCTGGCCGGCGACGACCGGATCGCCCTGCTGGCGCAGCGCTACCGGTTCGCCAGCCGGCTGGTGACCACCGGCCGTGGCTACTCCTACCCGACCGCGCGGGAGGCCGCGCTGAAGCTCATGGAGACCTCCTACCTGTCCGCGCAGGCGTTCTCGGGCGCCGACCTGCTGCACGGGCCGCTGGCCATGATCGAGCCGCAGGTGCCGGTGCTGGCGGTCGTCGCCGAGGGCGTCGGCGGTGAGGCGATGGGCCAGGTGCTGCCCCGGCTGGCCGAGCAGGGCGCTGACGTGTTCTGCGTCGGCAGCGCGGCCGCGGTGGACAGCGCGGCCGTCGGGGTCGCCCTGCCGGCCGGCACCCCGGAGGAGCTGTCGCCGCTGCTGGAGATCCTGCCGTTCCAGCAGCTCGCCCAGCATCTGGCCATCGCCCGGGGCG